In Sphingobacterium sp. SYP-B4668, the sequence GTCTGAGCCCCTATCGTATCGGCATTTGGAGAGTGCTCTATCAAGCTTCGACCACTCCGTCGGATAAGAAAATGTATTTAGACAAGATTATGACCGCTTTCCGAGAAGGTCCCGATCATTTACATGCATTGGAAACTTTGGCAAAATTAAAAATCCCCATTACCAATTCAATAACCGCACATGGAGCCGAAGTGTTAAAAGACCAAGAGGTTACACCTATGTATCTTTATGGGTTATGGAATATGTATTACGATGAGGGTATTTCAAAGGATGTAATCGTGGACAAACTGCTGACCGTCTTAATAGATCCAACGTTATCGAGTAATCTGAGAATTGTAGCTTGTTATATCTTGCGCTACCTGCCGTTGACAACAGCCATCAAGGACACGTTGATCGTGTTACCTTATCAAGAATGGGGGGAGGACGTGCAATTACAGTTTCTATGTACCTTACTGACTTTAGGAGTCGATGAGCAGCAGGTACGCGATAAGGTGGTCAGAGATTTGTTGTTTTTTGATACAAAGCCTGACGCTTTGCCTACCATAATGTTGGGACTGAGCAACATCAAAGAGGATTGGATTTGGAACAAGATGGAGACATTTTACAAACAGCTCTCGGATATCCAATCGCCTCATTATAATCCCGATTTTTTGGCTACAGGCGCATATGCGATGTTGAAATTTATCAATTGAAGCCTTAGTCCCACCATCTAATAATATCCAGATGTACCGTGCATGTTTAGAAACTCATTCTTTTTATACTAGTAAATCTTAGATATGATTAGTCGTTCTGCTTTTAGTGGAGACACTAACAGATCAAAAAAATAGTTAGAGATGAAAAATATGCGCACAAAGCAGCATATTTTAATAGGTCTTGCTGAAACCTAAATCTTAAATTTGGGCAGATTGTAATACCATAACGATAAACCTATTATAGCAGTAGACAGATGAAGATGAATAAGAAATCGTATTATCCCTGGTTGTTGGTGGCAATGCTTTGTGTTGTAGGGTGTCTGAATTATTTGGATCGTATGATGATTACGACTATGCGTTCAAGTATCATCGAAGAGATTCCGATGTCTGACGCACAGTTTGGCTTATTGACGTCTGTTTTCTTATGGGTATATGGACTAGCTAGTCCTATAGCCGGATATTTGGCCGACAAGTTCAATAGGAGTAAGGTCATCATTGGCAGCCTCTTTATTTGGTCTCTGGTCACCTGGCTTACATCTTTGGCCCATAATTTTGAGGGTTTACTATTTGCGCGTGCCCTCATGGGCTTGAGCGAAGCATGCTATATACCCGCCGCCTTAGCGTTGATTGTCGACTATCATCCTGGAAATTCCAAGTCCACTGCCACAGGCTTGCATATTGGAGGCGTGTATGTTGGACAGAGTTTGGGATTCATAGGCGGTTGGATTGCGGAGACTCACGGTTGGCATTATGCTTTTCATATTTTTGGAGCTATTGGCGTTATTTATGCGCTGTTTTTGATGTTTTTTTTAAAAGACAAACCTACGTCCTTGAACCATGTCGATACGGACTATTCCCAAGCACAGGAGGATATCGGATTTCTACAGGCTTTCAAAAAGCTGTTTGGAAATAGGTCTTTTAATCTGGTCTTGATGATTTGGGGGCTAGCAGGAGCAGTCAGTTGGATGATAAACGGTTGGTTGCCTACCTATTATAAAGAAAAATTTAATTTGTCCCAGACAGAAGCAGGTGTATATTCTACTGTGTATTTCTTTACTGCCATGCTCCTCGGTGTAGTGTTGGGCGGTGCTATGGCTGATTGGTGGGCCAAATCCAATCGAAATGCCCGCATTCTATTACCAGCAATAGGATTTTTAATTGCTGTCCCAGGCGTATTTTTGGCCAGTTACACCGATTTTTTGATGATTACGGTCATTGGTTTTGTTATCTACGCCTTTACCCGTCCTTTTATTGATGCCAATATGATGCCCATTTTGGCCATGACTATTGATCAACGATATTTGGCCACAGGATATGGAATTTTGAATTTTTGTAGCTGCATCATCGGAGGCATAGGAATATATGTTGCAGGAGTCCTCCGTGATGCTGACGTCAATTTGAGTTCAGTGTTCCGGGTCGCAGCCCTTACGATGGTAATCTGTGCACTGTTGCTTTTTTATTTAACCCCTAAGCCTAAAAGAATCAAAATATGATGCGCAAAAGTAAAGTACTTGCAAAGCTGCGGAATGGTCTACACCCCAGCTGTTTTAAAGTGAATTTAAAAGACCCTCAAGTAGCCGAGTTGGCTGCACTTTGTGGTTTCGATTGCATATGGGTGGACCAAGAACACATCGGTCAAGATTGGTCGACTTTAGCAGGTCATGTATGGGCCACTAAGAGTCAAGACGTCGATTTGATGGTGCGTGTAGCAAGAGGGAGTTATAGTGACTACATAAGGGCGTTGGAGCTAGATGCAACGGGTATTTTGGTTCCACATATCATGAGTTTGCAAGATGCCAAAGATGTAGTCCACATGACCCGTTTTCACCCTATTGGAAGAAGGCCTATCGACGGAGGGAATGCCGATGGTGCTTACACAATGACTGACTTTGAGCATTATTTAGAGACTGCAAATAGAGAAAGGTTTGTGGTTTTGCAGATCGAAGATCCCGAGCCCTTGGTTGAATTGGATGCGATTGCCCAACTAGAGGGCTATGATATGTTGTTCTTTGGTCCCGGAGATTTCAGTCAGGGTATCGGTGCCCCGGGACAGTGGGACCATCCTCTGCTTCTAGAGACGAGAGCGCGTGTCGCTCAAGTAGCCAATGCACATGGCAAATTTGCTGCTACCGTAGGCGCTAAGGAAAATCTGGAAGAGCTTTTTGATATGGGCTATCATTTTGTGAGTGTGGGAGCAGATGTCATTGGAATCAAGAACTATTGCAAGGACATTTTAGAGGCATTTGGAGCTAAAGATCATCTAGGAGGTGCATCTTATTTGGAGCAACAAAAGTAGACGAAAAAGAGAATACATCCCGCTATTCCAAAACATCGATGACGGGCATGTAAATGAAAAATAATTTATAAGGATGAAACATCGTTTATTAGGACGTACAGGACTTCGTGTATCCGAGGTAGCCTTCGGAGGTGTAGAGATTGGTATGCCGTATGGCATTGGTACCGCGGGTAAGACAGAGATGCCTGAAGAGTCTGCTGCCATTGATTTGTTGCACGAGGCTGTTAAGCAGGAAGTTAATTTCTTTGATACCGCGAGATTATATGGGGATAGCGAACGATTAATGGGAGTAGCATTTGAGGAGATACGTTCTGAGATTGTATTAGCCACCAAATGTATCCATTTTAGAAATTCTCTTGGAAATATTCCGTGTTACGATGAACTCAAGACTATTGTCCATCAGTCATTGGAACAAAGCCTGACCAGCTTACGCACAGATTATATCGACGTCTTTATGGTACACTACGCCGACTTGGATATCCTCAACAACCATGATGTTGCCCGCATATTTTTAGACTTGAAAAATCAGGGACGTGTACGTAACATTGGTGTGTCGGTTTACCGTGCAGAGGAGTCACTTCTGGCCGTTGAATCAGGCATATGGGACGTTGTCCAACTCCCCTTCAACTTAATGGACCAATCGCATGCGATTTGTTTCGATCAAGCAAAAGAAAAAGGAATAGCCATCATCGTCCGTTCGGTACTGATGCGTGGTTTATTGACCGATCGAATATTTCCAATGGATTCAGCGCTTCAATCGGTCGCCAATCATATCGCTATGCTAAGGGATATTGCAGGTCATCATTTTGACAGCTTTGCAGCTTACGCAACTAAGTTTGCCCTTCGGTATGAACAGGTTTCAAGTGTCCTAGTAGGAATAGATAAAGAAGAGTTTTTATTAGCGGCTATAGCAAATGTCAGCGGACAAGGGCTCAACGACCAAATTTTTGCAGACTCCAAGAAACTGGCCTATCCATCACCGGAGTGCCTGAATTTGGCTGAATGGGACAAAAAAGGATGGTTATGACAAGAATCGGTATTATTGGTATGAGTGAGGGGAATGCCCATCCCTATTCTTGGTCGTCGATTATCAACGGAGCTTTTGATGGTGAGATTATCGTGCATGCAGGGTATCCGGCGGTGGCATCTTATCTTCAAGCGAATAAAGATACATTGGGTATTGATGATGCGAAGGTCACGCACGTGTGGTGTCAGGAGAGTTCGATGGCTGAGCGGATAGCCAAGTCTTCGAAAATAGACAATGTCGTTCTTCAACTGGCAGATATGGTAGGGCAAGTGGATGCTGTTATCTTGGCTAGGGATGACCCTGAAAATCATGTTGAGATGGCAAAGCCATTTATACAAGCGGGGATTCCGATATTTATAGACAAGCCATTGGCCTATTCCCAAGAAGACCTTGATTGGTTTAAGAATCAGGTCAAGCAGGGCCACTTTATTATGTCATGTTCGTCCATGCGCTATGCAAATGAATGTCGTGCATTGAAGCAAGAGCTGGCAACTTTGGGCGTAATAGAATTAGTTACCGCAGTGGGGAAAAAAGATTGGAAGAAGTATGGAATCCATCTTTTGGAAGCAATCTTCAATGTGTTAGATGATCCCCTTCCTCAACATGTACAGCATGTTGGGGGGCCAGATAAAGAGATTGTGTTGGTCAGGTTGGAAAGTGGTACTGATATTACTCTACATCTTTACAACCATATCGCTGGCACCTTCCAAGTTTCATTTTTTGGGCAACAAGGTTGGAAGTTGATTGATATCAAAAATTCATACGCAATGTTTCGGGACAATATCATTGAATTTGTACGTTCGGTCAAGGAAGGGAAGTCCCGATTGGATTTTAATAAAACTTATCGCCTCATGCAAGTCATTATAAATGCAAAGGATAGTTACCTGCAGGGCGGCATACCTATTTTCTATAAAGATGAATGTTAAGGAATTATTTAGCTTAAAAGACAAAGTTGTGTTGGTTACAGGTGGATCTGGCAACTATGGAGGCTGCATTGTCGAAGCCCTCGCCGAGGCTGGCGCCACTGTGATTACTACCTCCCGTGATTTGAGGAGGGCTCAGACCACCGCCCAAACATTCCAAGAGCGAGGCCTAGATGTGGATGCCATGTGTGTAGATCAAGATAATATAGCGTCTATGCTTGCCTTAAAGGAGGAGATTGTCAATCGGTATGGTCATTTGCATGGTTTCGTTAACAATGCTGTTTCGAGGCCAGTCAAAGGTTATCGTGATACGATTGAACAATTCGATCGGTCTATGCTCTCCAATGCCACAGGGATGTTTTTTTTATTACGAGAATTGACGGACCTGATTGTATTATCAGGTGGTGGTTCAGTAGTCAACATTGCATCCATGATGGGCATGAAAGGTCCCGATTTGAGCAACTATGAAGGTACAGATATGGGCGATTTACCACCCGATTATTTCTTCCACAATGCGGGCTTGATCAATCTATCGAGATACATGGTCAAAGTATTTGCAG encodes:
- a CDS encoding MFS transporter; this encodes MKMNKKSYYPWLLVAMLCVVGCLNYLDRMMITTMRSSIIEEIPMSDAQFGLLTSVFLWVYGLASPIAGYLADKFNRSKVIIGSLFIWSLVTWLTSLAHNFEGLLFARALMGLSEACYIPAALALIVDYHPGNSKSTATGLHIGGVYVGQSLGFIGGWIAETHGWHYAFHIFGAIGVIYALFLMFFLKDKPTSLNHVDTDYSQAQEDIGFLQAFKKLFGNRSFNLVLMIWGLAGAVSWMINGWLPTYYKEKFNLSQTEAGVYSTVYFFTAMLLGVVLGGAMADWWAKSNRNARILLPAIGFLIAVPGVFLASYTDFLMITVIGFVIYAFTRPFIDANMMPILAMTIDQRYLATGYGILNFCSCIIGGIGIYVAGVLRDADVNLSSVFRVAALTMVICALLLFYLTPKPKRIKI
- a CDS encoding HpcH/HpaI aldolase family protein, producing the protein MMRKSKVLAKLRNGLHPSCFKVNLKDPQVAELAALCGFDCIWVDQEHIGQDWSTLAGHVWATKSQDVDLMVRVARGSYSDYIRALELDATGILVPHIMSLQDAKDVVHMTRFHPIGRRPIDGGNADGAYTMTDFEHYLETANRERFVVLQIEDPEPLVELDAIAQLEGYDMLFFGPGDFSQGIGAPGQWDHPLLLETRARVAQVANAHGKFAATVGAKENLEELFDMGYHFVSVGADVIGIKNYCKDILEAFGAKDHLGGASYLEQQK
- a CDS encoding aldo/keto reductase, which gives rise to MKHRLLGRTGLRVSEVAFGGVEIGMPYGIGTAGKTEMPEESAAIDLLHEAVKQEVNFFDTARLYGDSERLMGVAFEEIRSEIVLATKCIHFRNSLGNIPCYDELKTIVHQSLEQSLTSLRTDYIDVFMVHYADLDILNNHDVARIFLDLKNQGRVRNIGVSVYRAEESLLAVESGIWDVVQLPFNLMDQSHAICFDQAKEKGIAIIVRSVLMRGLLTDRIFPMDSALQSVANHIAMLRDIAGHHFDSFAAYATKFALRYEQVSSVLVGIDKEEFLLAAIANVSGQGLNDQIFADSKKLAYPSPECLNLAEWDKKGWL
- a CDS encoding Gfo/Idh/MocA family oxidoreductase, which encodes MTRIGIIGMSEGNAHPYSWSSIINGAFDGEIIVHAGYPAVASYLQANKDTLGIDDAKVTHVWCQESSMAERIAKSSKIDNVVLQLADMVGQVDAVILARDDPENHVEMAKPFIQAGIPIFIDKPLAYSQEDLDWFKNQVKQGHFIMSCSSMRYANECRALKQELATLGVIELVTAVGKKDWKKYGIHLLEAIFNVLDDPLPQHVQHVGGPDKEIVLVRLESGTDITLHLYNHIAGTFQVSFFGQQGWKLIDIKNSYAMFRDNIIEFVRSVKEGKSRLDFNKTYRLMQVIINAKDSYLQGGIPIFYKDEC
- a CDS encoding SDR family oxidoreductase, with the translated sequence MNVKELFSLKDKVVLVTGGSGNYGGCIVEALAEAGATVITTSRDLRRAQTTAQTFQERGLDVDAMCVDQDNIASMLALKEEIVNRYGHLHGFVNNAVSRPVKGYRDTIEQFDRSMLSNATGMFFLLRELTDLIVLSGGGSVVNIASMMGMKGPDLSNYEGTDMGDLPPDYFFHNAGLINLSRYMVKVFAGKNVRFNCISPGGLYNNQPAQFVTNYCRKVPLGRMANKDDIKGLVVLLLSKAGEYINGENILLDGGLNA